One Terriglobales bacterium genomic region harbors:
- a CDS encoding BlaI/MecI/CopY family transcriptional regulator, with amino-acid sequence MPPRRSETLTEAELRVMNVLWEKGPCTVQQVLQGIPEELDLAYNSVLTTVRILENKGYVRHAKEGRAHIYEPIVARNEASRSAVRQVVSRFFGNSHQSLLLNLLEEQKIDPEEISRLREILKASERK; translated from the coding sequence ATGCCGCCGAGAAGGTCAGAGACGCTCACAGAAGCCGAACTTCGGGTGATGAATGTTTTGTGGGAGAAAGGTCCCTGCACAGTTCAGCAGGTGCTTCAGGGGATTCCCGAAGAACTTGATTTGGCCTACAACTCCGTCCTGACTACCGTCCGCATTCTTGAAAACAAAGGCTACGTCCGCCACGCGAAGGAAGGACGTGCTCACATTTATGAGCCCATCGTTGCTCGCAACGAAGCCAGCCGATCGGCAGTACGCCAGGTCGTCAGCCGGTTCTTCGGCAACTCTCATCAATCGCTTCTGTTGAATCTGCTTGAAGAACAGAAGATTGATCCTGAAGAGATCAGCCGTTTGCGCGAGATCTTGAAAGCGAGTGAACGCAAATGA